The sequence TTCCTCCATGCGCTCGAAGGCCGCCATCGAGGAGTTGGTGCCGAGGTTGCCCACGGCGCTCTGGAGCTGCTCCTGGGCCTGGGCAGCCTGGGCCCGGGCCTTGAGCATGTCCTTCTTGGTCTTGGCCTCGGCGATCTTGGCCTCCAGCGCCACCAGGCTCTTCTTGAGCGCGTCCACCTGGCCGGCCTGGCTGTTGAGCTGGGCGTTGAGCGCGGTGGCGGTGTCGTCGTAGGTCTTGCGGCGGGTGAGGGCCTCGCGGGCGAGGTCGTCCTCCCCCTTCTGGAGGGCCAGTTCGGCGCGCTGATACCAGGTCTTGGACTGGCTCTCCGCCTGTTCGGCCTGGTTGGCGATCCGCTTCTGACTGGCAATGGCCGTGGCCACCGCCTGGCGGAGCTTGATCAGGTCGGACTGCATGTCCGCGACGGACTGGTCAAGGATCTTGGAGGGATCCTCCATGCTGCCGATCGCCGCATTGGCGTTGGCACGGAGCAGTCGGCTGAGGCGGTCAAAAAAGCCCATGGCGCAGCTGGGGGCAAGGCCAGAGGCTAACCATGAACGCCACCGGCGTCTGATCGGAGCGGCACCATCGCGCTCAGGACTCAGAATGGGGGCAGGATCTGATTGGCGGCAATGGCAGGGTCGCAGCGACAGCGGAGCCGCGGCAATGCCCCGGCCACGGGTCAGCGCCGTATCGGCAGCATCACGGTGATGGTGCCGGCCAGCCACCCGCCGGCCACGGCCCTGGCCCAGTGCCTCGACACCCTGCAGCAGCAGTGGCAGCGCCAGGGCAACCTGGGGGCGCTCTGGCAGCGCTGGCC is a genomic window of Cyanobium sp. NS01 containing:
- a CDS encoding PspA/IM30 family protein: MGFFDRLSRLLRANANAAIGSMEDPSKILDQSVADMQSDLIKLRQAVATAIASQKRIANQAEQAESQSKTWYQRAELALQKGEDDLAREALTRRKTYDDTATALNAQLNSQAGQVDALKKSLVALEAKIAEAKTKKDMLKARAQAAQAQEQLQSAVGNLGTNSSMAAFERMEEKVQNLEARSQAAAELAGADLESQFAALESSDVDDELAALKNRLSGAAGPEPVALPKDSDPVPQLEPVKVAQVDAELEELKRSIDKL